In Deinococcus sp. QL22, the following are encoded in one genomic region:
- the hemW gene encoding radical SAM family heme chaperone HemW has protein sequence MAPVSPLPTLDATIRHLYVHVPFCPSICPYCDFHVLTRRAGLVEAYLKRIETEAAELAARYDIDLDTVYLGGGTPSFLRDAEITALVGSVRRHLGWGKLENTLEINPGTVTPERAALWRGLGIDRASVGVQSLDDATLKFLGRTHDSAQARAAVTTLIDAGFRVSGDLITAVPGQPLEADIAGLVALGVGHVSAYTLTIEPGTEFARRGVTVEEDDERAGFERTEELLTAHGFDRYEISNYARPGQQSRHNLAYWGNRFYLGLGPGAAGHYPLAKQPVEKQGAEGEAELLGQRRTNLHLHEWLTGAQGETLPIDAEEYVTDALFMGLRVQQGISLSDLMQRSGLDVAGRYAKPIKANIKRGLLALEGDTLRATPQGWWALNRVITDFLEE, from the coding sequence ATTGCCCCGGTTTCTCCTCTCCCCACGCTCGATGCCACGATTCGGCACCTCTATGTGCATGTCCCGTTTTGCCCCAGCATTTGCCCGTACTGCGATTTTCATGTGCTGACACGGCGGGCGGGGCTCGTGGAAGCTTACCTGAAGCGGATAGAAACCGAGGCGGCAGAGTTGGCGGCCCGCTACGACATAGATCTGGACACCGTGTATTTGGGTGGCGGCACTCCCAGCTTTTTGCGTGACGCGGAAATTACGGCGTTGGTCGGCAGCGTTCGGCGGCATCTGGGCTGGGGCAAGTTGGAGAACACGCTGGAAATCAATCCGGGCACAGTGACCCCCGAACGGGCGGCCCTGTGGCGTGGGCTGGGTATAGACCGGGCCTCGGTAGGCGTGCAGAGTTTGGATGACGCCACGCTGAAATTCCTGGGCCGCACGCACGATTCGGCTCAGGCCAGAGCCGCCGTGACCACGCTGATAGACGCCGGATTCCGGGTCAGTGGCGACCTGATCACTGCCGTGCCGGGGCAACCGCTGGAGGCCGATATTGCCGGACTGGTGGCGCTGGGCGTGGGCCATGTCAGCGCCTACACGCTGACCATTGAACCCGGCACCGAGTTTGCCCGCCGGGGCGTGACCGTGGAGGAGGACGACGAACGCGCGGGCTTCGAGCGCACCGAGGAACTGCTGACCGCGCACGGCTTTGACCGCTACGAAATCAGCAATTACGCGCGGCCCGGTCAACAGTCGCGGCACAATCTGGCGTACTGGGGCAACCGCTTTTACCTGGGCCTGGGGCCGGGGGCAGCGGGCCACTATCCGTTGGCAAAACAGCCGGTGGAAAAACAGGGGGCAGAAGGCGAGGCGGAATTGTTAGGCCAGCGCCGCACCAATCTCCATCTGCATGAGTGGCTGACCGGGGCGCAAGGCGAGACACTTCCTATAGATGCCGAGGAGTACGTGACCGACGCCCTGTTCATGGGCCTGCGGGTACAGCAGGGCATCAGCCTGAGTGACCTGATGCAGCGCAGTGGACTGGACGTGGCCGGACGCTATGCCAAGCCGATCAAGGCCAACATAAAGCGGGGCTTGTTGGCCTTGGAAGGCGACACGTTGCGGGCTACGCCCCAGGGCTGGTGGGCGCTGAACCGGGTGATTACGGACTTTTTGGAGGAGTAG
- a CDS encoding 2,3-bisphosphoglycerate-independent phosphoglycerate mutase: MSDLLDTVRGLAKKTDSKILMVVLDGVGGLPLTLGGDTELATAKTPNLDALAAASQLGLAELVGAGITPGSGPGHLSLFGYDPLHYVVGRGALSAVGIGVKLGAGDVAVRGNFATLSAGRIVNDRRAGRPSDEKNAEIVAKLRGAIAQIDGTPVEIYTESEHRFVVVFRAVGGVPLGANISDVDPQDTGVQPMTAVAQDPASDKTAHLVNTFVARAEAALSAETQVNGVLFRGYSDVPHFPSFDAAYQLRAACIASYPMYKGLASLVGMDVLPVEGHEDALEGKVAALTENWAKYDFFYFHVKKTDSTGEDGDFAAKVKKIELFDALLPQLLALKPDVLCIVGDHSTPSKLASHSWHPVPFLIHSEHGRKDVATRYTEEEAGRGSLGLRKGTDIMPLLMANALKLNKYGA; the protein is encoded by the coding sequence ATGAGCGATCTTCTGGATACCGTGCGCGGACTGGCCAAGAAAACCGACAGCAAAATCCTGATGGTGGTGCTGGACGGCGTGGGCGGCTTGCCCCTGACACTCGGCGGCGACACCGAACTGGCCACCGCCAAAACGCCGAATCTGGATGCGTTGGCCGCAGCTTCACAGCTTGGGCTGGCGGAACTGGTGGGTGCAGGCATCACCCCCGGCAGCGGCCCCGGCCACCTCAGCCTGTTCGGCTACGACCCGCTGCATTACGTGGTGGGGCGCGGCGCTCTGAGTGCTGTGGGCATCGGCGTGAAGCTGGGGGCCGGAGACGTGGCCGTGCGCGGCAACTTCGCCACCCTGAGCGCAGGCCGAATCGTGAATGACCGCCGCGCCGGACGCCCCAGCGATGAAAAGAACGCGGAAATTGTGGCCAAGCTGCGTGGAGCCATTGCCCAAATTGACGGTACGCCCGTGGAGATCTACACCGAATCCGAGCACCGTTTCGTGGTGGTGTTCCGGGCGGTGGGGGGCGTGCCACTTGGCGCGAATATCAGCGACGTAGACCCGCAGGATACGGGCGTGCAGCCTATGACCGCAGTGGCCCAAGATCCGGCCAGCGACAAGACAGCCCACTTGGTCAATACGTTCGTGGCCCGCGCCGAAGCCGCCCTCAGCGCCGAAACTCAGGTCAACGGCGTGCTGTTCCGGGGCTACAGCGATGTGCCCCACTTCCCCTCCTTCGATGCCGCCTACCAGTTGCGTGCGGCCTGTATCGCCAGCTATCCCATGTACAAGGGACTCGCCAGTTTGGTCGGGATGGATGTGCTGCCCGTAGAGGGCCACGAAGACGCTCTGGAAGGCAAAGTTGCCGCCCTGACCGAAAACTGGGCCAAGTACGACTTCTTCTACTTCCACGTCAAAAAGACCGATTCCACGGGCGAAGACGGCGATTTTGCGGCCAAGGTCAAAAAGATCGAACTGTTTGACGCACTGCTGCCCCAACTGCTGGCCCTCAAGCCCGACGTGCTGTGCATCGTGGGAGATCATTCGACGCCCAGCAAGCTCGCCAGCCACTCCTGGCACCCCGTCCCATTCCTGATTCACAGCGAGCATGGCCGTAAAGACGTGGCGACCCGCTACACCGAAGAAGAAGCTGGACGGGGCAGCCTGGGCCTCCGCAAAGGCACGGACATCATGCCTCTATTGATGGCGAACGCGCTGAAACTGAACAAATACGGAGCGTAA
- the trmH gene encoding tRNA (guanosine(18)-2'-O)-methyltransferase TrmH, whose product MTPERFQKIMRVLGKRQPTLSVLMDEVNKPHNFSAILRTCDAVGVLTAHAVPPKSGEMPSFGSSAYEATSGSAHKWVKVQPHADAVSAVRELQAQGVQVLATHLSQRSVDYRTPDYTRPTCVLLGAEKWGVSDAAAEAADGNIIIPMFGMVQSLNVSVAAATILFEAQRQRLAAGMYDTPQLAPDDLTRIAFEWGYPDLAAGYRERGEAYPALDEEGQFARPE is encoded by the coding sequence ATGACGCCCGAGCGCTTTCAAAAAATCATGCGGGTGCTGGGCAAGCGCCAGCCGACCCTGAGTGTCCTGATGGACGAGGTCAACAAGCCCCACAATTTCAGCGCCATCCTGCGAACCTGCGACGCGGTGGGCGTGTTGACCGCCCACGCCGTGCCGCCCAAAAGTGGCGAGATGCCCAGCTTCGGCTCCAGCGCCTACGAGGCCACGTCGGGCAGCGCCCACAAGTGGGTGAAGGTGCAGCCACACGCCGACGCCGTGAGTGCCGTGCGCGAGTTGCAGGCGCAGGGCGTACAGGTCTTGGCGACCCACCTCAGCCAGCGCAGCGTGGACTACCGCACCCCCGATTACACCCGGCCCACCTGCGTGCTGCTAGGTGCAGAAAAATGGGGTGTGTCCGATGCGGCGGCGGAAGCGGCAGATGGCAACATCATCATCCCGATGTTTGGCATGGTGCAGAGCCTGAACGTGTCGGTTGCGGCGGCCACGATCCTGTTTGAAGCCCAACGCCAACGCCTCGCCGCCGGAATGTACGACACGCCCCAACTTGCACCGGATGATCTGACCCGGATTGCCTTCGAGTGGGGCTATCCCGATCTGGCCGCCGGCTACCGCGAGCGCGGCGAGGCTTACCCCGCGCTGGATGAAGAAGGCCAGTTTGCGCGGCCTGAATAA
- a CDS encoding ASCH domain-containing protein — MTRIKEGLDLLLSDLEEVEQLELDAVTLNGYFGERPVTEKQMEAVVQRLGEAGYSIQTVHLVFKDVEGYRAFPTLPSPMPIEASARSLRALSIRQPHIERIFQGAKNIEYRSWQVKESGPLLLHASNTREAPEVFAEADIASPEELPYGSLVGIVDVVECLYNAENEDYEWLLAHPRRFRVPIPYKGAAGIFRVPVTTVEQALAQLV, encoded by the coding sequence ATGACAAGGATCAAAGAAGGCTTGGATTTGCTTTTGAGCGATCTGGAAGAGGTCGAGCAGCTTGAGCTAGACGCCGTCACGCTCAATGGGTATTTCGGAGAGCGGCCTGTCACTGAGAAGCAGATGGAAGCTGTTGTACAACGGCTTGGTGAGGCCGGATATAGCATACAGACTGTACATCTTGTCTTCAAAGATGTCGAGGGTTATCGAGCGTTCCCCACATTGCCCTCGCCAATGCCAATAGAGGCTTCTGCCAGGAGTTTGCGGGCGCTGAGCATTCGCCAGCCACATATCGAACGGATTTTTCAGGGTGCAAAAAATATTGAATATCGATCTTGGCAGGTCAAAGAATCGGGGCCACTGCTACTACACGCCTCAAATACCCGCGAAGCGCCCGAAGTGTTTGCCGAAGCAGACATCGCCTCTCCGGAAGAATTGCCGTACGGCTCACTGGTGGGAATAGTAGATGTCGTAGAGTGCCTCTACAACGCAGAAAATGAGGATTACGAATGGTTGTTGGCCCATCCACGGCGTTTTCGGGTTCCCATCCCGTACAAAGGGGCAGCCGGAATTTTTCGTGTTCCTGTGACCACCGTTGAGCAGGCTCTTGCACAACTGGTGTGA
- a CDS encoding deoxyribodipyrimidine photo-lyase has protein sequence MIHESRVQQLRAGGPDSRGGFVLLWVQASVRVTDNHALEYAVREANRLGLPLAAVFGLTPSFPEANSRHYQFLLEGLRDLSAGLAARGIPFSVRLGSPPDVVLAASAGAALVVTDRGYLRIQREWRTTLAERLTVPLVQVEAEALIPVQTVSPKQEYAARTIRPKIHRLWHDYFVPLETHELKRQMQGWPTDLVLPLLDVSDPSATVKTLPLDFSVGLSRETGGEVAALARLSAFVGQQLAGYADTRSDPTQDGSSRLSAFLHYGQLSPLTAALAAREHGGPGADTFLEELIVRRELSFNLCQYNPHYDTYDGLPDWAKKTLEDHAGDRREVLYTREQLDRAETHDPYWNASQNEMVRTGRMHNYMRMYWGKKVLEWTATPREAHAHLIALNNRYEQDGRNANSFAGISWVFGLHDRPWTRRPIFGTVRYMNAGGLKRKFDADAYARRWA, from the coding sequence ATGATTCACGAGTCGCGGGTGCAGCAACTTCGGGCGGGCGGGCCGGATAGTCGGGGCGGATTTGTGCTGCTGTGGGTGCAGGCCAGCGTGCGCGTCACCGACAATCACGCGCTGGAATACGCGGTTCGGGAGGCCAACCGACTTGGGCTGCCACTCGCCGCCGTGTTCGGCCTCACACCCAGTTTTCCGGAGGCCAATAGCCGCCATTATCAATTCCTGTTGGAAGGCTTGCGCGACCTCTCGGCGGGCTTGGCGGCACGCGGGATTCCCTTCAGCGTGCGCCTCGGCTCTCCGCCCGATGTGGTGCTGGCGGCCTCGGCGGGCGCGGCGTTGGTGGTCACAGACCGGGGATATCTGCGAATTCAGCGCGAATGGCGCACGACCCTCGCAGAGCGCCTGACCGTGCCGCTGGTGCAGGTGGAAGCCGAGGCCCTGATTCCCGTACAGACCGTCAGCCCCAAGCAGGAATACGCTGCCCGCACCATTCGGCCCAAGATTCACCGCCTCTGGCACGACTATTTTGTGCCTCTGGAAACGCATGAGCTGAAGCGGCAGATGCAGGGCTGGCCCACCGACCTCGTGCTGCCCCTCTTGGATGTCTCTGATCCCTCGGCCACTGTGAAGACCCTGCCGCTGGATTTCAGTGTGGGCCTCAGCCGTGAGACGGGCGGAGAGGTGGCTGCCTTGGCCCGCCTGAGCGCCTTCGTGGGCCAGCAACTCGCCGGGTACGCCGACACCCGCAGCGATCCCACGCAGGACGGCAGCAGCCGCCTCAGCGCCTTCCTACATTACGGGCAACTCTCGCCCCTGACGGCGGCGCTGGCCGCCCGCGAACACGGTGGGCCGGGGGCCGACACCTTTCTGGAAGAACTGATCGTGCGGCGCGAACTGAGTTTCAACCTTTGCCAGTACAACCCGCACTACGACACCTACGACGGCCTGCCTGACTGGGCCAAGAAAACGCTGGAAGACCACGCCGGAGACAGGCGCGAAGTCCTGTACACCCGCGAGCAGCTTGACCGCGCCGAAACGCATGACCCGTACTGGAACGCCTCGCAAAACGAGATGGTCAGAACCGGGCGGATGCACAACTACATGCGGATGTACTGGGGCAAAAAGGTTCTGGAATGGACGGCCACGCCCCGTGAGGCGCACGCCCACCTGATCGCCCTGAACAACCGCTACGAGCAAGATGGCCGCAACGCCAACAGTTTCGCGGGCATCAGCTGGGTGTTTGGGCTGCATGACCGTCCGTGGACACGCCGCCCAATTTTTGGCACGGTGCGTTACATGAATGCGGGCGGCCTGAAGCGCAAATTTGATGCAGATGCCTATGCGCGGCGGTGGGCGTAA
- a CDS encoding trimeric intracellular cation channel family protein — protein sequence MHELIPPVTLALGLRLLDLLGILAFSMSGALLGVRKRFDLFGVVVLGCVTAVGGGAIRDTLTGQTPPLFLRDETYLWVALAGAGLAFAFGERLARFERTLNIFDTVGLALFAASGAIGAINFGLGPLGVIFVGMLSGVGGGIIRDLIANEVPEVMYRRDQLYATAAALGALAVLLLYPHVTPFQAQLAGALVVIGVRWVSRRGWVQLPVRRLPGG from the coding sequence GTGCATGAACTGATTCCGCCCGTCACGCTGGCACTGGGCCTGAGATTGCTGGATTTGCTGGGCATCCTGGCCTTCAGCATGTCGGGGGCACTCTTGGGCGTCCGCAAACGCTTCGATTTGTTCGGAGTGGTGGTGCTGGGCTGCGTCACAGCGGTCGGCGGCGGAGCCATCCGGGACACTCTCACCGGCCAGACGCCCCCCCTTTTTCTACGTGATGAAACCTACCTGTGGGTGGCCCTGGCCGGGGCAGGCTTGGCCTTCGCCTTCGGAGAACGGCTGGCCCGTTTTGAGCGCACCCTCAATATCTTCGACACGGTAGGACTGGCCTTGTTCGCCGCTTCAGGCGCAATCGGGGCCATTAATTTTGGGCTGGGGCCATTGGGCGTCATTTTTGTGGGCATGCTCAGCGGCGTGGGCGGCGGCATTATCCGCGACCTGATCGCCAACGAAGTGCCAGAAGTCATGTACCGCCGCGACCAGCTCTATGCCACCGCTGCGGCTTTGGGAGCGTTGGCGGTGTTACTGCTGTATCCGCATGTCACGCCGTTTCAGGCGCAGTTGGCGGGGGCGTTGGTCGTTATCGGGGTGCGCTGGGTGTCTCGGCGGGGGTGGGTGCAGCTTCCGGTTCGGCGGCTGCCGGGGGGCTAG
- the rpmF gene encoding 50S ribosomal protein L32, which yields MAKHPVPKKKTSKSKRDMRRSHHALVAPNLNACPHCHAKKLSHHICPSCGYYDGRQVLAV from the coding sequence ATGGCCAAGCATCCCGTTCCCAAGAAGAAAACCAGCAAGAGCAAGCGCGATATGCGCCGCAGCCACCACGCCCTTGTGGCCCCCAACCTGAACGCCTGCCCCCACTGCCACGCCAAGAAACTGAGCCATCACATCTGCCCCAGCTGCGGATATTACGATGGCCGTCAAGTTCTGGCTGTCTAA
- a CDS encoding carbonic anhydrase, which produces MESVTDPIPTDSQADLERRIVDAVRRGASMEDIAALKNADVQTPDAAIQALKDGNARFFSGQGGNPDVGANQRRAQIMRQTPYAAILACSDSRVPVELVFDQGLGQLFVVRVAGNVVGESGLGTLEYAIKHLDIQLIMVLGHEGCGAVAAALLPPEQVAQEPEHLRKLIEKIQPCVSQMPPIRDKKARMREAVLNNVRYQADVLRHTPYISASEKSGQIRVIGAFYEIGSGAVDFLTEEEDLRV; this is translated from the coding sequence ATGGAAAGCGTGACTGATCCGATTCCTACCGACTCCCAAGCCGACCTGGAGCGCCGCATTGTGGACGCTGTGCGCCGGGGGGCCAGCATGGAAGACATCGCGGCCCTCAAAAATGCCGATGTGCAGACGCCAGATGCCGCGATTCAGGCCCTCAAGGACGGCAACGCCCGGTTCTTTTCGGGGCAGGGGGGCAACCCGGATGTGGGGGCCAACCAACGCCGCGCCCAGATCATGCGCCAGACGCCCTACGCCGCCATTCTGGCGTGCAGCGACAGCCGTGTGCCTGTAGAACTGGTCTTCGATCAGGGCCTCGGTCAACTGTTCGTGGTGCGCGTGGCGGGCAACGTGGTGGGCGAGTCGGGCCTCGGCACGCTGGAATACGCCATCAAGCATCTGGATATTCAACTGATCATGGTGCTGGGGCATGAGGGTTGCGGCGCAGTGGCAGCGGCTTTGCTTCCGCCAGAACAGGTGGCGCAGGAGCCAGAGCATCTGCGGAAACTGATCGAGAAAATCCAGCCGTGTGTGAGCCAGATGCCCCCAATCAGAGACAAAAAAGCCCGGATGCGTGAGGCGGTGCTCAACAACGTGCGTTATCAGGCCGATGTGCTGCGGCATACGCCCTACATTTCTGCCTCAGAGAAATCCGGCCAAATCCGCGTCATCGGCGCGTTCTACGAAATCGGCTCCGGCGCAGTGGACTTTTTGACCGAGGAAGAAGACTTACGGGTGTGA
- the mqnP gene encoding menaquinone biosynthesis prenyltransferase MqnP, whose amino-acid sequence MNAAAQVKTYLDLVKFEHTVFALPFAYAGMLLASLAANGTGWPGWSVLIWVTVAMASARTAAMGANRVIDRFIDAGNPRTAGREVPSGKITPAQAWTLVVVSLVVMAFAAAQLNPLCLWLMPLAVVFLIGYPYTKRYTWLCHAWLGITDGAAAAGGWIAVTGEFAPPAWLLWAVVIFWMIGLDVIYATMDYDFDRRNNVKSIPVRFGIPQALKIAAGSHALTFVLLLAVGAAVGASGWYYLAAAAMGGILLYEHRIVNPNDLTRANVAFFDANMWLALTMLAGVIVDVVWRTLNG is encoded by the coding sequence ATGAATGCCGCCGCCCAAGTCAAGACCTACCTCGACCTCGTGAAATTTGAGCACACGGTATTTGCACTGCCGTTTGCTTACGCGGGGATGCTGCTGGCGAGTCTCGCCGCAAACGGGACGGGGTGGCCGGGCTGGAGCGTGCTGATCTGGGTCACGGTGGCAATGGCGTCGGCCCGTACGGCGGCGATGGGGGCCAACCGGGTCATAGACCGCTTTATCGATGCAGGAAATCCACGCACGGCGGGCCGCGAAGTGCCCAGCGGCAAAATCACGCCCGCGCAGGCCTGGACGCTGGTGGTGGTTAGCCTGGTGGTCATGGCCTTTGCGGCGGCCCAACTGAACCCGCTGTGCCTGTGGCTGATGCCGCTGGCCGTCGTCTTTCTGATCGGTTATCCGTACACCAAGCGGTACACGTGGCTGTGTCATGCGTGGCTGGGCATCACCGACGGCGCGGCGGCAGCGGGCGGCTGGATCGCGGTCACGGGGGAATTTGCGCCCCCCGCCTGGCTGCTGTGGGCCGTCGTTATTTTTTGGATGATCGGCCTGGACGTGATTTACGCCACCATGGACTACGATTTCGATCGGCGCAACAACGTCAAGAGCATTCCGGTGCGCTTCGGCATTCCGCAGGCGCTCAAGATCGCGGCGGGCAGCCACGCCCTCACCTTTGTGCTGCTGCTGGCGGTGGGTGCGGCGGTGGGGGCCAGCGGGTGGTATTACCTCGCGGCAGCGGCAATGGGCGGCATTTTGCTCTACGAACACCGCATCGTGAACCCGAATGACCTGACCCGCGCCAACGTCGCCTTTTTCGACGCGAACATGTGGCTGGCCCTGACCATGCTGGCGGGCGTGATCGTGGATGTGGTGTGGCGCACGCTCAACGGTTGA
- a CDS encoding helix-turn-helix domain-containing protein yields MTPPARHLSLSSEEDAALRKLELGAGINVKVRLRASIVRLNASGMTVPRLAQHFGRNPQSVHNDLDRYEQRGIPGLMDGRSSGPPRRVTPEMDQYLQERLAEQRLWNSDLLAEALQERFGITVSRDAIRVRLLALGYSWKRGRYAPGQVPDPDVIHEHQASIETLKKGHWMANSPSSF; encoded by the coding sequence ATGACTCCTCCAGCCCGACACCTGTCGCTGAGTTCCGAAGAAGATGCGGCCCTGCGCAAGCTCGAACTGGGGGCGGGGATCAACGTCAAAGTTCGTCTGCGAGCGAGCATTGTCCGTCTGAACGCCAGTGGGATGACCGTACCGCGCCTCGCACAGCATTTCGGGCGCAACCCACAAAGCGTTCACAATGATCTGGACCGCTATGAACAGCGTGGCATCCCCGGATTGATGGATGGCCGGTCTTCGGGGCCGCCGCGCCGGGTCACCCCAGAGATGGACCAGTACCTTCAGGAGCGACTGGCTGAGCAACGGCTCTGGAACAGCGACCTCTTAGCCGAAGCGCTCCAGGAGCGCTTCGGCATCACGGTCAGTCGAGACGCGATCCGCGTCCGACTCCTGGCGCTGGGCTATTCGTGGAAGCGGGGACGCTACGCCCCGGGTCAGGTGCCTGACCCAGATGTCATTCATGAGCATCAAGCGTCGATCGAGACGCTAAAAAAGGGGCATTGGATGGCAAACTCACCCTCAAGTTTTTAG
- a CDS encoding transposase: MDAQGEHLAVRQLTASCTQDDVIAYLDTLAEQSDDAQRRSGTARLTVVMLDNASFHRGQAIRAREPIWAAKGMLLRYLPAYCPMLNRIETTWRRLKGFLMPRRCYDTVSELQAALLIALQALGATLI, translated from the coding sequence GTGGACGCCCAAGGTGAGCATTTGGCGGTGCGGCAGTTGACCGCGTCTTGCACGCAGGATGATGTCATCGCTTATCTGGACACCCTCGCTGAACAGTCTGACGACGCGCAGCGTCGTTCAGGAACCGCTCGGTTGACGGTGGTGATGTTGGACAACGCCTCATTTCATCGCGGTCAGGCGATTCGAGCACGAGAGCCGATCTGGGCTGCCAAGGGGATGCTCCTTCGATATCTCCCAGCGTACTGCCCCATGCTCAATCGCATTGAAACGACTTGGCGCAGACTCAAAGGATTCTTGATGCCTCGGCGGTGTTACGACACCGTCAGCGAACTCCAAGCGGCCTTGTTGATCGCCCTCCAAGCCCTCGGAGCCACCCTGATCTAA
- a CDS encoding adenylate/guanylate cyclase domain-containing protein: MPTDLLLPLPAQTTPSQLACLVMVDLVGSTRLAHQLPLDYYTSLMAEFVQVLILSFEARGGQVLQHQGDAVLALWNEQNVSAGITAALEAHERSARLSLAAMLGVSLQVRSGVAVGQVITGMVGGQPSAYGLPVNYACRLCSAADPGETLVCGTASEMNRLQQVNYTPRILPSLHGFNTECVAFTAQLRPPTEQHSHGHMKAG, translated from the coding sequence ATGCCTACTGACCTGCTGCTCCCCCTTCCGGCGCAGACCACGCCCTCTCAATTGGCCTGCCTGGTCATGGTGGATTTGGTGGGCAGCACGCGCCTGGCGCACCAATTGCCGCTGGACTACTACACCTCCCTCATGGCGGAATTTGTGCAAGTCCTGATCCTGAGTTTTGAAGCGCGGGGCGGCCAAGTGTTGCAACATCAGGGCGACGCGGTTTTGGCACTGTGGAATGAGCAGAATGTGAGTGCAGGCATCACGGCGGCCCTCGAAGCCCATGAGAGATCGGCGCGGCTGTCGTTGGCGGCCATGTTGGGCGTAAGCCTTCAAGTCCGGAGCGGCGTTGCGGTGGGCCAGGTCATCACGGGGATGGTGGGCGGCCAGCCTAGTGCCTACGGCCTGCCCGTCAATTACGCCTGCCGTCTGTGTAGCGCTGCCGATCCCGGCGAAACGCTGGTGTGCGGCACGGCGTCCGAGATGAACCGTTTACAGCAGGTGAACTACACGCCCCGGATCTTGCCGTCCTTGCACGGATTCAACACGGAATGCGTTGCCTTTACAGCCCAATTAAGGCCCCCTACAGAGCAGCATTCACACGGCCACATGAAAGCTGGTTAA
- a CDS encoding response regulator transcription factor, translated as MERKPLVLVIEDEKDIARFIELELAAEGYATEVAFDGVTGLSKFREVNPDLVILDLMLPVLDGLEVARRIRKTSNTPIIILTAKDGIQDKVEGLDSGADDYLIKPFSIEELLARVRAHLRRVNPAVTGEVRVADLVMNLDGREIFRGGRRVELSAKEFELLELLARNPGKVFSRFEIEEKVWPEYTGGSNVVDVYIGYLRRKLEEGGERRLIHTVRGVGYVLREE; from the coding sequence ATGGAACGCAAGCCGTTAGTCCTCGTGATTGAAGATGAGAAAGACATCGCCCGCTTTATCGAACTCGAGCTCGCTGCAGAAGGCTACGCGACAGAGGTGGCCTTCGACGGCGTGACGGGTCTGTCTAAATTTCGTGAAGTTAACCCCGACCTTGTTATTCTAGACCTGATGCTGCCCGTACTGGACGGCCTTGAAGTGGCCCGCCGCATTCGCAAGACCAGCAACACCCCCATCATTATTCTGACCGCCAAGGACGGGATTCAGGACAAGGTAGAGGGACTGGACAGCGGCGCAGACGACTACCTGATCAAGCCCTTTTCTATTGAAGAACTGCTGGCCCGCGTGCGTGCCCACCTTCGCCGCGTGAACCCCGCCGTCACCGGAGAAGTCCGTGTGGCCGATCTGGTCATGAATTTGGATGGCCGCGAGATTTTCCGTGGGGGGCGCCGCGTGGAACTGAGCGCCAAAGAATTCGAGCTGCTGGAACTGCTGGCCCGCAATCCCGGCAAAGTGTTCAGCCGCTTTGAAATTGAAGAGAAAGTCTGGCCGGAATATACGGGCGGCAGCAACGTGGTGGACGTGTATATAGGCTACTTACGCCGCAAACTGGAAGAGGGCGGAGAGCGCCGCCTGATTCATACGGTACGCGGCGTAGGCTACGTGCTGCGCGAAGAATAA